A part of Myxococcales bacterium genomic DNA contains:
- a CDS encoding CapA family protein — translation MMPAKSLRPTPLASIAALVTLVSIAALPEVGCAVNLTADGADDPGGGESGDAEDAVGVPITEPDETDTASTLAAAPLDVRAVEGLFDVRGVGDSAWSRTHQKEPIAAEFGKALDRFDATGKAYRGHVGYINWETVVGERCETFDSVYTPGKSYAFVSRADNLKQAMDRGFNLVGLSNNHSRDCTSPDGEAMTAQATAALADAKHAFHGVGDAGRKNDVKVTTFVAQGKSIRVAFGSLYLGSRRACTGSVCANDKRALFENLRGAAADLRVVAIHSMNGTTQDELVHAGIEFVKSYDGDVVFGSGPHVWKPVRVVRKQSGKTGVIFESLGNFLHPNLAAQQKNYIGRALFDPNALVLRQVQVIPVYNTGSDVKFSTADLRTLPSNLKLKTSERGGFANVKP, via the coding sequence ATGATGCCCGCCAAGAGCCTCCGCCCCACCCCGCTCGCCTCGATCGCGGCGCTCGTCACGCTGGTCTCGATCGCCGCCTTGCCCGAGGTCGGCTGCGCGGTGAACCTCACCGCCGACGGCGCCGACGACCCGGGCGGCGGCGAGTCGGGCGACGCGGAGGACGCGGTCGGCGTGCCCATCACCGAGCCCGACGAGACCGACACGGCGTCCACGCTCGCCGCGGCGCCGCTCGACGTGCGCGCGGTCGAGGGGCTCTTCGACGTACGCGGCGTGGGCGACAGCGCGTGGTCGCGCACGCACCAGAAGGAGCCCATCGCGGCCGAGTTCGGCAAGGCGCTCGATCGCTTCGACGCCACCGGCAAGGCGTACCGAGGCCATGTAGGCTACATCAACTGGGAGACCGTGGTCGGCGAGCGCTGCGAGACCTTCGACAGCGTGTACACCCCGGGCAAGTCGTACGCGTTCGTGTCGCGCGCGGACAACCTGAAGCAGGCCATGGACCGCGGGTTCAACCTCGTGGGGCTCTCGAACAACCACTCGCGCGACTGCACGTCGCCCGACGGCGAGGCCATGACCGCCCAAGCCACGGCGGCGCTCGCCGACGCGAAGCACGCGTTCCACGGCGTGGGCGACGCGGGGCGCAAGAACGACGTGAAGGTGACGACGTTCGTAGCCCAGGGAAAATCGATCCGCGTCGCGTTCGGCAGCCTCTACCTGGGGAGCCGACGCGCGTGCACCGGGTCGGTGTGCGCGAACGACAAGCGCGCGCTGTTCGAGAACCTCCGCGGCGCCGCTGCCGATCTGCGCGTCGTCGCCATCCACAGCATGAACGGGACCACCCAAGACGAGCTCGTGCACGCGGGCATCGAGTTCGTCAAGTCGTACGACGGCGACGTCGTGTTCGGCAGCGGCCCCCACGTGTGGAAGCCCGTGCGCGTCGTGCGCAAGCAGAGCGGCAAGACCGGCGTTATCTTCGAGAGCCTCGGCAACTTCCTCCACCCGAACCTCGCGGCCCAGCAGAAGAACTACATCGGGCGCGCGCTGTTCGACCCGAACGCGCTGGTCCTTCGGCAGGTGCAGGTCATTCCCGTGTACAATACAGGTTCCGACGTGAAGTTCTCCACGGCCGATCTGCGCACCTTGCCGTCGAACCTGAAGCTCAAGACCTCCGAGCGCGGCGGTTTCGCGAACGTCAAGCCGTAG
- a CDS encoding NAD-dependent malic enzyme, with protein MTRISSTFDVVETPAGRELRIAVTGLDVLRSPAINRGTAFTRAERELLDLDGLLPPHESTLDEQLGRMIAEYAELTTPLAKNQFLRALQDRNETLFYALLSRHVEEMMPIVYTPTVGEAIQAYSRLFKTPRGLTFSPRNIARVDGILASHPREDVRMIVATDSSAILGIGDQGYGGIGIAIGKLALYALGGLAPYHALPTSLDVGTNRVSLREDPLYLGLREPRIVGDDYFALTDAFVAGVKKRYPRAVLQWEDLSKDTAFDVLERYRDVLPSFNDDIQGTGAVALAGLLTAARLRGTRIEDDVYVIHGAGAGGAGVASAIVEGLVDAGLAPEAASARVFVLDSKGLLTRDRTLEPYKRALAQPDVVYSAWNIAGEVPTLLETIRGARATVLVGLSGQPGAFDEAAVRAVGENAARPVVFPLSNPTTSCEALPEDVYRWLGARAVVCTGSPFAPVTLPDGEVRPVGQGNNAFIFPGLGMGATLTCARKITGGMVLAAAHALDAYTTRFHLADGRIYPPVSELHAVSLFVAARVAKQALEEGVAARDDLPRDLDRLHALATAAAYRPEYLPIARG; from the coding sequence ATGACGCGCATTTCCAGCACCTTCGACGTCGTGGAGACCCCCGCAGGGCGTGAGCTCCGCATCGCGGTGACCGGGCTCGACGTGCTGCGCAGCCCCGCCATCAACCGCGGCACCGCGTTCACGCGGGCGGAGCGCGAGCTGCTCGATCTCGACGGGCTCCTCCCGCCCCACGAGAGCACCCTCGACGAGCAGCTCGGCCGCATGATCGCCGAGTATGCGGAGCTGACGACGCCGCTCGCGAAGAACCAGTTTCTACGCGCCCTCCAGGACCGCAACGAGACGCTCTTCTATGCGCTGCTGTCGCGGCACGTGGAGGAGATGATGCCCATCGTCTACACGCCCACCGTCGGGGAGGCGATCCAGGCCTACTCGCGCCTCTTCAAGACGCCGCGCGGCCTCACGTTCTCGCCGCGCAACATCGCCCGCGTCGACGGCATCCTCGCGAGCCACCCCCGCGAGGACGTGCGCATGATCGTCGCCACGGACTCGTCGGCGATCTTGGGGATTGGCGACCAAGGCTATGGTGGCATCGGCATCGCGATAGGCAAGCTCGCGCTCTACGCGCTCGGGGGACTTGCGCCGTACCACGCGCTCCCGACGAGCCTCGACGTGGGCACGAACCGCGTGTCGCTGCGCGAGGACCCCCTCTACCTCGGGCTCCGCGAGCCCCGCATCGTCGGCGACGACTACTTCGCGCTCACCGACGCCTTCGTCGCCGGCGTGAAGAAGCGGTATCCGCGCGCCGTCCTGCAGTGGGAGGACCTCTCGAAGGACACGGCGTTCGACGTGCTCGAGCGCTACCGCGACGTGCTGCCCAGCTTCAACGACGACATTCAGGGCACGGGCGCGGTCGCGCTCGCCGGTCTGCTCACGGCCGCGCGCCTCCGCGGCACGCGCATCGAAGACGACGTCTACGTGATCCACGGCGCCGGAGCCGGCGGCGCGGGCGTGGCGAGCGCCATCGTCGAGGGCCTGGTGGACGCGGGTCTCGCGCCCGAGGCCGCGTCGGCGCGCGTGTTCGTGCTCGACTCCAAGGGCCTGCTCACCCGCGACCGCACCCTGGAGCCCTACAAGCGAGCCCTCGCGCAGCCCGATGTCGTGTATTCTGCATGGAACATCGCGGGCGAGGTGCCCACGCTCCTCGAGACGATCCGCGGGGCGCGGGCGACCGTGCTCGTCGGCCTCTCGGGGCAGCCGGGCGCCTTTGACGAGGCCGCCGTGCGGGCGGTCGGAGAGAACGCGGCCCGCCCGGTGGTCTTCCCGCTCTCGAACCCCACGACGAGCTGCGAGGCGCTGCCGGAGGACGTGTACCGGTGGCTGGGCGCGCGGGCGGTGGTGTGCACGGGGTCGCCGTTCGCGCCGGTCACCCTGCCCGACGGGGAGGTCCGGCCGGTGGGCCAGGGCAACAACGCCTTCATCTTCCCGGGTCTTGGCATGGGCGCCACGCTCACTTGCGCGCGGAAGATCACGGGCGGCATGGTGCTCGCGGCGGCGCACGCGCTCGACGCCTACACCACGAGGTTTCACCTCGCCGACGGGCGCATCTATCCCCCCGTCTCGGAGCTCCACGCGGTGTCGTTGTTCGTCGCCGCGAGGGTCGCGAAGCAGGCGCTCGAGGAGGGAGTCGCGGCTCGGGACGACCTCCCGCGAGATCTCGACAGGCTCCACGCCCTGGCGACCGCGGCCGCCTACCGGCCCGAGTACCTGCCCATCGCGCGCGGCTAG